The genomic interval ATCCTGCACGGCACCAAAACTGCGGCTCATTACCACACGTCCGCGTGCATCGGTAATTTCGAGCAAAAGAGTTTGTGTGTGTAAACCTGTAGCCTGCACGTGCAGCAAGCCTTGCGCCGGATTGGGGAAAACAGAAAGCGTGTAAGCTGTACCGCTTTCGTGAAGGCCTACGGTAAATGTAACAAGCACAGTATCGCTGGCCGTGCAGCCGTTGCTGTCGGTCACCATTACCCAATAACTGCCACTGGTATTGGCGTTTATGGATGATGTGGTTTGCGACGTGCTCCACACATAGGTTGAAAAACCGGCAGCAGCACTGAGCAGCGCGGGCGGATTGACCTGGGTAATGTTTGGGCCGAGGCTCAGCGCAGGATTGGCATTTACGGCCACATACACGCTGTCGCCATTTACACAACCGTTGCTGTCGGTGGCAGTAAGTACATACGAATTACTTTGCAGCGGCAAAAAAGGCTGGCCGTTTGCCACATTGTTGTTCCACACATACACTGCCGCGCCCGCCGCTGTAAGTACCAGCGAATCGCCCGCGCAAAGCTGAGCCGAAGGCTGTGCTGCAATGCTGAGCACCGGCAGCTGATTAACCTGAACAACTGCCTGCACAGCAGCACTGCAACCATTGGTATCGGTGCCGGTGAGCGTGTAAAGCTGAGTAAATGCCGGCACAAACGGCACACTGTCGGTTATATTGTTGCTCCAACTATAAAATGCCGCGCCATTGCCGTTAAGCATCACCGTATCGCCTGCGCAAACAGTATCAGCTGTAGCCGTGAAACTCACGGCCGGAAGCGGATTCACAGTAATATATGCCGTATCAGCAGCCACGCAGCCGTTTGAATCGGTGCCGGTTAGAATGTATTCGCCACCAGCTTCCGGGAAAAAGGGCACATTATTAAAGATGCCGCCGCTCCATACAAACGTGGCAGCACCTGTTCCGCTGAGTACAAGCGTATCGCCCGCGCATACTGTATCGGCCGTAGCCGTAAAACCCACTATCGGCAAGCTGTTCACCACCAATACGGCAGTATCGGTATTTACGCAACCATTCAGATCAGCCCCGGAAACAATATATATATTTGAACTTTGTGCCACTACCGGCACGTTATTCAGTATGTTGTTTGTCCACAAATAAAAATTCCCTCCCAAACCCGAAAAGGCAATCGTATCACCTATGCAAACTGTATCATTGGGCCATATGGTGTGCGAAATAACCGGAAGCGGATTTACAGTAACAGCAATTGAAGCTGTATCTGTACACCCATTCCCATCAGATCCGGTAACCATATAATTTCCTGATGTTTGCGGAATAAACCCGACACCATTCTGCACATTGTTTGTCCATAAATAATTCAGTGCCCCTAATCCATTTAAAGTGAGTGTACTTCCCGTGCATACCGATGCCGAAGGAGATGCCATAATACTTACAACCGGAAGCGGATTTACAGTTACCGCCACTATCTGCGTATCCGCACAACCCACATTGTTTGTGGCAATTAATTGATAAGTATTGGTTGATGAAGGTGTAAACGGCACGTTATTAATCACACTGTTGTTCCACACCGTACTTACGGCATTGGTTGCGGAAAGCGTTACGGCTGTTCCCGCACACACCACAGCCGAAGGCCAAACCTGCACGTTTACCGAAAACGATGAAAGAAACGGTGTAATAATTACCTGTCCGTTTCCGGTGCGCACCGCAGCTGTGTTACTTTGATTTGTGCCTCCGTTGTACGAACCGCCGCCGCCACCGCCTGCACGACAACTGTTGCCTTCGCCGCCGCCGCCGCCCGAGTAACCGCCGCCGCCGCCATTGCCGCACACCGCGCCGCCGCCACCGCCAAAACCACCATCGCCCTGCCCGGGCGAACCGAAATTTACCGAACCGGTGCCGCCAGTAAACAGCGGCCAGCTTAAACCGCCCGTGCAGCCGGTGCCGTAAATTGAATTTTGTCCGGCACTAAGCCAGCCTGCACCGCCCGAACCGGTGCCCGAAGCGCCGTTGCCAAAGCCTCCGTTGCCGTTGCTTCCTCCCAGCGCCGAAGCCGCACCGTTGCCCTGCGTACCCGCAGCAGCTACTACAGCGGCAATTCCGTCGCGGCAGGGTTGCGGCCAGTTGCCGTTTCCGCCACCGCCGCCGCCGGCCGCCAGCAGCAGGGTACGTGATGGCCCGTTGCTTTTCCACACAAACGAACCGCCGCCGCCGCCCGCCGAAGCACCCGCGCCACCGCAACTATTTACCGTGCCCTGCTGTCCGGCTACGATATAAATGGTATCGCCGGGCAGTACCTGAAAACGCCCTTTTACGCGCGCACCGGCGCCGCCGTTGGTGTTTCCGCCCTGTGCGCCAAAAGCTTCAATATCGAGCTGGGTTACACAGGCCGGCACCACATAATGCTGCACAGCGCCAATGCGGCCGGTGCCGGTGGCGTTGAACGTGAGTACGGGAAGCTGCGCAAAGGCCGCAGTGCTGGAAAGCAGGACGAAAGAAAGGAGTCGTTTCTTCATCGCTGTTGTGGTTTGTTAAGGTACAAGCCGCAACGCAGGGGAACTGCTGCTTTGGGGTAAATGTAGAAAGATATTCCTGTGTGCACGAAACGACTTGTGAATAATAGGTAACGAATGAGTTAATTCACGGTTTTCCGGTAAGCGGCTGTATATTTGCCGGTATGTCGAAAACGACACTCAGACTATCGCAGTTGCAGGATCTTGTTCGAGGGGCGCTGGAAGAAGCGTTCAGAGGACAGAGCTGGTGGGTGCTGGCCGAGCTGGAAGACATAAACGATCAGGGCAGCCGCATTTTCTTTACGCTTATTGAAAAAGGCAGTACCCACGCGCCGCTGGCCCGTTTGGGCGGTGCGGTGCTTTCGTCGGAGGCGCTGTTGCTGTTCCGCAATTTCGAAGACATTACCGGAAAACTGATAAAAGACCTGACCGGCCAGCAGGTGCTGATACGTGTAACGGTTACGATGCACCGCACGGCTGGCTTGCGGCTGAATGTGCTGGACATTGATCACCAGTTTATGCTGGGGCAGCTTGAGCGGCAGCGGCAGGAAACCTACAAACAGCTGGCTGCAAAGCCGGGCATACAACTGGTTGAAGGCCGCTGGCACACGCCCAACAAGGCACTGGCGCTGCCCGATGTGATACAGCATATTGCCGTAATTACGTCATCAACCGCAGCCGGCTACGAAGATTTTGTACACAAGCTGCACGGCGATGCATCGGGGATGGGCTTTTGGACAGAAGGTTTTTTTGCACAGGTGCAGGGCGAGGGTGCGGCCGAATCAATGCGGCAACAGCTGCTGGCGGTGTACGAGCGCCATAAACAATACCCCTTTGATGCCGTGGTGCTGATACGCGGCGGCGGTGCGCAGAGCGATTTGCTGCCGTTCGACAGTTTGACGCTGGCGTGGCCGGTGGCAAAGTTTCCGGTGCCGGTAATTACAGGCATTGGTCACCAGCGCAACGAAAGCATTACCGACACCATGGCGCACACCGCGCTGAAAACGCCAACCGAAGCTGCG from Bacteroidota bacterium carries:
- a CDS encoding T9SS type A sorting domain-containing protein, yielding MKKRLLSFVLLSSTAAFAQLPVLTFNATGTGRIGAVQHYVVPACVTQLDIEAFGAQGGNTNGGAGARVKGRFQVLPGDTIYIVAGQQGTVNSCGGAGASAGGGGGSFVWKSNGPSRTLLLAAGGGGGGNGNWPQPCRDGIAAVVAAAGTQGNGAASALGGSNGNGGFGNGASGTGSGGAGWLSAGQNSIYGTGCTGGLSWPLFTGGTGSVNFGSPGQGDGGFGGGGGAVCGNGGGGGYSGGGGGEGNSCRAGGGGGGSYNGGTNQSNTAAVRTGNGQVIITPFLSSFSVNVQVWPSAVVCAGTAVTLSATNAVSTVWNNSVINNVPFTPSSTNTYQLIATNNVGCADTQIVAVTVNPLPVVSIMASPSASVCTGSTLTLNGLGALNYLWTNNVQNGVGFIPQTSGNYMVTGSDGNGCTDTASIAVTVNPLPVISHTIWPNDTVCIGDTIAFSGLGGNFYLWTNNILNNVPVVAQSSNIYIVSGADLNGCVNTDTAVLVVNSLPIVGFTATADTVCAGDTLVLSGTGAATFVWSGGIFNNVPFFPEAGGEYILTGTDSNGCVAADTAYITVNPLPAVSFTATADTVCAGDTVMLNGNGAAFYSWSNNITDSVPFVPAFTQLYTLTGTDTNGCSAAVQAVVQVNQLPVLSIAAQPSAQLCAGDSLVLTAAGAAVYVWNNNVANGQPFLPLQSNSYVLTATDSNGCVNGDSVYVAVNANPALSLGPNITQVNPPALLSAAAGFSTYVWSTSQTTSSINANTSGSYWVMVTDSNGCTASDTVLVTFTVGLHESGTAYTLSVFPNPAQGLLHVQATGLHTQTLLLEITDARGRVVMSRSFGAVQDTFSQQIDFSPLDSGFYVISLHTDSGKISRTLVKE
- the xseA gene encoding exodeoxyribonuclease VII large subunit; its protein translation is MSKTTLRLSQLQDLVRGALEEAFRGQSWWVLAELEDINDQGSRIFFTLIEKGSTHAPLARLGGAVLSSEALLLFRNFEDITGKLIKDLTGQQVLIRVTVTMHRTAGLRLNVLDIDHQFMLGQLERQRQETYKQLAAKPGIQLVEGRWHTPNKALALPDVIQHIAVITSSTAAGYEDFVHKLHGDASGMGFWTEGFFAQVQGEGAAESMRQQLLAVYERHKQYPFDAVVLIRGGGAQSDLLPFDSLTLAWPVAKFPVPVITGIGHQRNESITDTMAHTALKTPTEAAQFILSHNLAFEAAVQQAYAHIIHRSNSLLALHRLHLEKTSATLAGGISALLNVQRVQLSRAEAVVHSGTRGTLRNAPAELMQLKQRIVSGALRSAQNNRHALEQCAQKIVQRAPFNVQKQHHHLALLAQRIELLHPANVLRRGYAYVTRAEKILTSAQQIQPNDEIIIHFASGIVTTHVKSVSPDE